CTCTTCCGCTCGAACGCCGGCAGGAACCGGCTCAGCGTGAAGCGGCCCAGCCGGTACACCTCCTCCACCTGCGCGGGGGCGCGGAGGAGGTCCGCGGCCATCACCGAGTCGTGGAAGCCGGCCCAGTCGCGTTCGGCCCGCACGGCCTCGGCCCGCAGGTCGCCCAGCGAGGAGACCACGCTCTCGTCGATCACCGCGGGGAAGTCTCTGACGGGGTAGAACAGGGCGTAGTCGTAGATCAGCTCGCCGTACATGTCGCGGACGAGCGTCGGGTGCAGCGCCCGGTAGTCCTCAGGGTGGGGCACCACGAAGGCGCTGGCCAGCGCGTCACCGGCGTACAGCAGCAGCCCGCACTGCCCCGGGTAGATCTCGAACACCTTGAGCGCGTCCTCCAGCCCGCTCACCTCCGCCCCGATGTACGCGTCCTCGGCGCGGGACGACAGCCCGTGCGCGAGCGCCTGCCGCGACCACTCCTCCCACGCGACCACGGGACCGCCGAAGTGCAGCGCCAGGAACCCCTCCACGGCCAGGTGCAGCGGCAGGAACCTGAGCCTGCCCTTGTCCACCCGCCTGGCCATCCTGCGCCTGGTCCTGATGCACATGTGCTCCAGCGGCCGCCCGAGCTGGGTGCCGTACGCCGCCGCCGGGGTCCCGTCGTCGCTCCACGACGCGACGAACGCGTGCGGGACGTACGCGGTGTAGACGGTCTTGTCCGGCAGGTACACCATGGACGCCTCGTCGCCGTACACCTTGGCGTGCAGGCGCAGGTCCTCGATGGGCTCGCGGCGCACCAACGGCACCAGCCGCAGCGCGCCCCAGGTCTGCGCGGGCCGCGTGTCCAGCCCCGTGAGATCGATCATCGCGCTGCCGCCCTGTCCTCGAGGTACGCCCTCAGGTCCCCCAGCCCCGCCCGCCCCTCCGCGAACCTGGCCAGCTCCACCAGCGCCGGCAGATCCTCGGCGTCGCGGATGCCGACCGTCGGCACCATGGGCGACAGCCGCCGCACGTCGAACTGCCCGGCGTCGTAGACCGGGTTCACGTGCACGATGCCGACCTCGCCGGCCAGGTCGAGCTTGCGCCGCCAGACCCGCAGCACCTCGCCCGCCAGCCCGGGCGGCGCGTTGTCCCAGCCGTCGGAGACGATG
The nucleotide sequence above comes from Nonomuraea helvata. Encoded proteins:
- a CDS encoding ARPP-2 domain-containing protein, which gives rise to MIDLTGLDTRPAQTWGALRLVPLVRREPIEDLRLHAKVYGDEASMVYLPDKTVYTAYVPHAFVASWSDDGTPAAAYGTQLGRPLEHMCIRTRRRMARRVDKGRLRFLPLHLAVEGFLALHFGGPVVAWEEWSRQALAHGLSSRAEDAYIGAEVSGLEDALKVFEIYPGQCGLLLYAGDALASAFVVPHPEDYRALHPTLVRDMYGELIYDYALFYPVRDFPAVIDESVVSSLGDLRAEAVRAERDWAGFHDSVMAADLLRAPAQVEEVYRLGRFTLSRFLPAFERKSENHIGETITDVDGRLAYLKTFRLSEAQVRRGHLLSTLAGHDWSLPAAAATLRISAAALGLRLERAGFGHLLRQDVLDGYRKALSERSRRTRRGGAPSPPA